A single Caretta caretta isolate rCarCar2 chromosome 2, rCarCar1.hap1, whole genome shotgun sequence DNA region contains:
- the CFAP418 gene encoding cilia- and flagella-associated protein 418, producing the protein MADDLDALLDEVETKFCRLQALGAAGKRDRGGGEEAAGERDRSAKILTKAVVDEENIDDIIKDIIDESSFSKKTVKLTYKSESPTSERNSASIQAHGKSCCPVYLGGSSTPRGIGTNISQRTCDQLRCTACDFHVSHYNDYQWDKSCDYLFFRNNMPELSKLRAKMIKKKGSRAYACQCSWRSIGELTDLRTDRQLRWVCGKHVE; encoded by the exons ATGGCGGACGATCTGGACGCGCTGTTAGACGAAGTGGAGACCAAGTTCTGCCGCCTACAGGCGCTGGGGGCGGCCGGGAAGCGGGACCGCGGCGGAGGCGAGGAGGCGGCCGGGGAGAGGGACAG ATCAGCTAAAATACTAACAAAGGCTGTCGTTGATGAAGAGAATATAGATGACATAATTAAAGATATCATTGATGAAAGCAGCTTTTCCAAAAAAACTGTG AAACTGACATATAAATCTGAAAGTCCCACATCTGAAAGAAATAGTGCTTCCATTCAGGCACATGGTAAAAG CTGTTGTCCAGTGTATCTTGGCGGAAGCTCTACACCACGTGGTATAGGAACAAATATTTCGCAGAG AACATGTGATCAGCTACGTTGTACTGCCTGTGACTTCCATGTGTCTCATTACAATGACTACCAGTGGGATAAGTCATGTGATTATCTCTTTTTCAG GAATAACATGCCTGAACTCAGTAAATTAAGAGCAAAGATGATAAAGAAGAAGGGATCACGGGCTTATGCTTGTCAGTGCAGTTGGAGATCCATTGGTGAACTAACTGACCTCCGAACAGACCGGCAGCTTCGTTGGGTCTGTGGTAAACATGTAGAATGA